The genomic segment AATGTTCGCGCGCTCGGCGCGCTCACCGGCGAAGACACCTTCAGCTGGCGCGGGTACCTGCGCGCACTACAAACCCGACGCGAATTCTTCAAATCGCTGGGGGCAACGGCCACCGATCACGGCCATCCCACCGCTCTTACCGAAGACCTGGGCGAAACCAGCGCAGCGGAGTTGTTCGAACAGGTCATCAAGGGCACGGCCTATGCCGCCGATCTCGAGATCTTCCGCGGGCAGATGCTCACCGAGATGGCGCGCATGAGCGTCGAAGACGGCCTGGTGATGCAGATTCATCCCGGCTCTGTGCGCAATCACAACGCGCATTTGTTCGCGAGATACGGCCGCGACATGGGCGCCGATATTCCCGCGCCGACCAACTACGTAGAAGCGCTGCGGCCTCTACTCAACCGGTTCGGCAACGAGCGCAACCTCACCATCATCCTGTTCACGCTCGACGAGACCACCTACAGCAGGGAACTGGCGCCCCTTGCCGGGCACTATCCGTGCCTCAGGCTGGGGCCGCCATGGTGGTTCCACGATAGTGCCGAAGGCATGCGCCGCTTCCGCCAAATGGCGACCGAGACCGCTGGCTTCTACAACACCGTCGGCTTCAACGACGACACGCGGGCATTCCTGTCCATTCCGGCGCGCCACGATGTGGCCCGCAGAATCGATGCGGCATTCCTGGCCGAGCTGGTAGCCGATCATCGGCTCGAAGAGGATGAGGCAGCAGACGTCGCCCGCGAACTGACCGTGGGCTTGGTGCGGAAGGCCTACAAGCTGTAGCGGGGATCTCCTGATCCCCGCTACAACACCCGTTTAGGCAAAAAGATAGGGCCTAGCTCGTCACGATCTCGCTGAAGTCCGCGATCCCCGAGAAGTTCCGCAGCACTTCATCGATCAGCGCCAGATTTGCGCCGCGCACCGTCTCATCCGGATCGAGCACCATCACCTTATCGAAGAACAAATCCACCGTGGGCCGCAGCGTCGCTATTTCGCTTAGTGCGGCCTCATAGGCGCGCTCCTGGCGCAACTTCGCCACCCGCGGAGCGAGCGACCCCGCTGCATCCGCCAACTGCTGCGCCTCGGTCGCGAGCTTGGCGTCTTTCACCGAGCCCAACGGGATCTTCTTCTCCTCGGCCTGCTTGAGGATGTTCTTGATGCGCTTGAAGGCGGCGGAAACGGCTGCGAAGTCCTCGGAGCCGCGCACCGCAGTGAGCGCCTCGGCACGAGCGATCGCATCGCGCACATCGTCGGAACCGGCGGACAAAACCGCATTGATCACGTCGTAGGCGAATCCGCGTACGTCTTTGAGGTAGAAGTGCAGCCTCTCCTTGAAGAAAGCTACGAGCGAGGGCAATTTGGCTTCAGCCTTGTCGCTCTGGTCGACCTCGGCAGCCGCGATTGCCAGCAACTCGTCCACTCTCAGTGGCAATTCTGATTCCGCCAGAATCTTGACGATCCCGTTCGCAGCTCTGCGCAGAGCAAATGGATCCCTTGATCCAGTTGGTTCCAGACCAATAGCGAACATCGCCACGATCGTCTGGACCCGGTCGACCAGACCGAGCAGCTGCCCTTCGCCGCTGGGCGGAATCGGGTCGTCACCCGACGCCGGCAAATATTGGTGGTAGATTGCTGACGACACAACCTCACTAAGTCCCTGGCTTCGGGCGTAGAGTCCACCCACAATCCCCTGCAGCTCGGTGAATTCCTTCACCAGCTCTGTGGTGAGGTCCGCCTTGGCCAGGGTGACGGCCTGATGAAGAGCCGCCGAGTCGATCGCGATGTGCTTCAGGGCAAGAATGCCCGCAAGCTCTTTCGCGATCCTTTCGTTGGCGGCGGTCTTGTCCCAATAGCTGCCCAGTTCCTTCTGGAAGGTGACGTTCTTCAGGCTCTCCACCCGCTTTGCTAGCGGAGTCTTCTGGTCAAAGTCCCAGAAGAACTGTGCATCCTTGAACCGCGCCCGCAGCTCGCGTGCATTTCCATTCCGAATGATCTGCTGACCTTCTTCGTCGACTTCCGTGTTGAGAACGGCGAGGAAGTGTGGAGCAAGTTTCTTGTTGGCGTCTTCCACCGCAAAATACTTCTGGTGGTCGCGCATCACCGTGACCAGGACTTCCTCCGGCAGCGCGAGATACTCCTGCTCGAATTCGCCAATAATCGCCGACGGCCACTCTGTGAGGTGCGTAACGGTCTCGACCAGAGCCTCGTCCTCACGCCAGCGCGCTCCGGGAACAGTACGCGTCACCTTATCCAGCGCTTTGCGAATCACCTGCCGCCGCTCTGCCACATCAACAATCACCTTTGCGGCGCGCAGATTCTCCGCGTAGCCCTTTGGCGATCCGATCGTCACCGGCTCTGCACCGTGCAGCACGCGATGTCCGCGGCTGGCACTCCCAGCAGCAATCCCGGCAATCTCGACTGGCACCACATCCGAATCAAGCAGCGCCACAACCCAGCGCACCGGCCGCACAAACCGCTCCGGCTTCCCCGCGCGCCAATACATGTTCTTCGCCCAGTAGATAGAGAGCACTTCCTTGGGCAGATCGCCTTGCAGAATCTCCGCCGCTGAACGGCCCGCGCGCTTCACGGATGCGCCAATGTATTCACCCTTGGGCGTGGTGACCTTGGAGAGCGCGCTCACATCCACGCCGGCCTTTTTCGCAAAGGCTTCGGCTGCCTTGGTGGGAGAACCGTCTTTGAAGGCCACGGCCCACGAGGGGCCAGTGAGCTGCTCTTCAATGTCAGCCTGCGCGGCAAGAACGCCTTCCACCACGACAGCCAGTCGGCGCGGAGTGGAGTAGGTGGTGACCGTCGCGCCGGCGTCGAGCAGACGCTCGCGCGTAAGCAGGTCAGTAACGCGGCGGCCGAGCTCTGCCTCAGCCGAGGCAATCATGCGGGCGGGTACTTCTTCGAGACCTACTTCGAGTAGAAAATCTGCCATGTGAAAGTCTTTCCTGGTCCTTCAGCCCGTAGCCTGTAGCTCGTAGCGAAAGAGAGAACACGAAGCGTATGGTTGGGAGCCGGATGCCGGTATCTACAGGCTGCGAGCTACCGGCTTCTGGCTTTCTCTAGGCCGCCTGTTGCAGCGCGTATGCCTTGGCCACGCCCACTGCTAGGTTGCGGATACGCCCGATGATGCCGACGCGCTCGGTCACGCTGATGGCGCCGCGGGCATCGAGCAGGTTGAACAGGTTCGAGCATTTCAGCGCAAGCTCATACGTGGCCAGCAGCGGGAAGCGGCGCTTATCTGTCGCGCTAGCGTTATCGTCATTCAGCAGCGTGTTTGCCTGCGCGAGCAGCGACTTGGCTTCCGCCTCGAACGAGTTGAAGTGATCCCAGAGGCGTGGCACGTCGGCATACTCGAAGTTGTACACCGAGAACTGAAGCTCTTCGGCCAGGCGGACGTCGCCGTAGGTGACCTCTTCGCCGGTCTCGGGATCGCGCGACCAAACGATGTCGTAGATCGACTTCACATCCTGCAGGTACTTAGCAATACGCTCCAGCCCATATGTCAGCTCGGCGCACATAGGGTCGAGGTCAAGGCCACCGCACTGCTGGAAATAGGTGAACTGCGTGATCTCGAGGCCATCGAGCATCACCTGCCAGCCGACGCCCCAGGCCCCGCCCGCGGGCCACTCCCAGTTGTCTTCTTCAAACTTGAGGTCGTGCTGGCGCAGGTCGATGCCGATGGCTTCGAGCGACTGCAGATAGAGCTCCTGCACGTTCTCCGGCGGCGGCTTTAGGATGAGCTGGAACTGCGTGTGCTTGAACAGGCGGTTGGGGTTCTCGCCGTAGCGGCCGTCCGCGGGGCGGCGCGAAGGCTGCGCATAGCCGACCTTGTACGGCTTGGGCCCCAGCACGCGCAAGAACGTCTCTGGCGACATGGTGCCCGCGCCGACTTCAACGTCGTAAGGCTGCTGCAGCACGCATCCGCGCTCGGCCCAAAAGCCTTGCAGCCGGAAGAGCAGGTCCTGGAAAGTCAGCGCGGTCTTGGCGCCGGAGCCTGCCTGGTTGGTGGAAAGCGTTGATGAAGACACGTATCCTCTCTCTTGCTGCGCTGCTGGCGCAGATCGGATGGGACTCAGCTAGATTTTAACAGTCGCATCGTGCGGGCTCCACCGCGACGGGAGATCCAATTTTTCATGCAGCGCGGCCTGTTTCTCTGGTAGACAGGATGCAATGTCCCAATCAGCCAGCGGCACTCCCGCAGTGAGGCGATACCGGCCGAAGTGGTGGCTGCGCATCTTCGCCCTGTTCTTCCTGGGGTTCTCGGGTACCGGCATGATCAGTCTTTGGGCCCCGATGCTCTCAGGCAGTCGGCCGCTGAATACGATCAGCTTTGTCGCGCCTGCCGTGCTCACAGTGGTGGGTGCGTGCATGACTGCCCATTACTTCAACAGCTTTGTGGTCCTCTATTCGGACGCCATCGAGCTGCAGACGTTCTTCTCGAACAGGAAGCTGTCGTTCGCTGAGATTCGCGGCAAGCGCGAGTACGAGACCACCGACTCAGATGGCGTAACCACGCGCTATATCCGGCTGGACCCTGTCGATCCAAGCAAACGTGCACTGGAATTCACCCGGTACTTCAACTTCGATTCGGACTTCTACGACTGGCTCAGCCAAGTGCCGCAAGTGCGGCGTGACGCCGGAACTGCTATCCGCTGAGGCGCGCCAGGGCCTCTGCGGACCGCAGTTTCCGCTCCATATGCCGCTCCAGCGTGTGCTGCATGAACCGCCGCAGATCCTGCCCCCTGCGCCTCGGCCAGTCTTCAGCCGCGAAGCTCGCAACTGGCGCGCGAAGCATCCGCAAAGCCATCTGCCAGGAATCCGGCGAGAGCAGGGTATCGCTGGTGTGCCGGTGCACCGCGCAGAAAAGCCCATCGGCATGGGAGTTGAAGTTGACCTCGTCCGAGCCAAGGGCCTCACCGCAGATGGTGCAGTGCGAAATATCCGGCAGCAGGCCCATCAGCCGCGTCATCCATAGGGTGAAGTAGGTCAGTGGCATCCAAGGACGCTCGGCAGTGGTCTGCTCCAGCACTGAATTCGCCAGTCGGAAAATCGTTTCCTGCGGATCGCGCTCCGGCAGTGCCTCTTCAAGCACTTCGGCATAGAAGCTCAGAACGCCGAGTCGGGTGGCGTCCACTGGCCGAGAGAGCGGGGAAGTGATGATCTCGAGCTGATCCAGCCGCACCAGGTCCTGCTTGGGTTTTTCGGCGAACCAGGCGCGGGCGATTGTCATCGGCTCAAGAGCGCCACCGAAACGCTTGCGGCTCTTCAGAGCCGACTTGGCCACCCCGCGGAGCTTGCCGTAGTCGCGCGTGAAGAGGCTGACGATGAGGTCAGCTTCATGCACGGGCCACGTGCGCAGAACCACGGCTTCAGAAGTGAGAACGGCCATTCCGATCCCTCATCTCAAAACACAAACGCGCATCCCGCCGGAGCAGGATGCGCGTCGATGACACACGAAAGCCGTAGTCGCAGTGAGCGTGGTGGTTTAGCGGCCGAAATGCGCGGCGTTCTTCTCGGTGAAATGCGCCCACTTCTCCGGCAGATCGTCTGCCGCGAAGATGGCGGACACCGGGCAGGCCGGAACGCAGGCGCCGCAGTCGATGCACTCGACCGGATCGATGAACAGCTGATCGGCTCCGTCGTGACCGTCCTCGTCCTTCTTGGGGTGGATGCAATCGACCGGACACGCATCTACGCAGGCGGTGTCCTTGGTGCCGATACAGGGTTCTGCAATCACATATGCCATCTTGTTCTGTCTCCGGTTAGGGAACTCTCGACGCTGAGAATAGCACAGGACCCCTTTGCCTCGGTCAACACTCATTCAATGAGTTTTGCCATGCGGGAAGCCCTGGCCGAACGGGCCAGAGCCTATGCCCTGAGCCTCTGAAAGATCTGGAGATAAGCTCGCGCCGCCTCCGTGATCACCTCCGGCCTGCCCTCATCCACCGCCGTTAGATTCACGAGATCGCTGCCCACCCCCAGCGCGCGTGCTCCGGCCTTCAGGAAGCTCTCCGCCGTATCCACCGTCACCCCGCCTGTAGGGATCAGTTTCAGAAACGGGAACGGAGCGAGCAGAGCTTTCAAATATGGCGCGCCTCCCATCGCCGAGCAGGGAAAGATCTTCACGTAGTCCGCCCCTGCCCGATGCGCCGTAATCACCTCAGTCGGGGTCAGCGCTCCCGGCACTGACAGCTTGTGCGCCGCCTTGGTCGCCTGAATCACCTCGGGGTGCAGGCTCGGGCTGACAACGAACTCTGCGCCGGCCTCAATGGTGGCCTCGGCTTCCTTCGCAGTCGTTACCGTCCCGGACCCGAGCAGAAGTTCCTCGCCGTACTTCTGCTTCAAATCCCGCAGCACGTCAATCGCGCCGGGAACCGTCATGGTGACTTCAACCACGGTGATTCCACCGGCGATCATGGCATCCACGACCGCATGTGCCTGTTTTGCGTTCTTCGCCCGGAGGACCGGAATTAGCCCAACGCGTTCAATTCGTTCTGCTGTAGTTTCCGCCATCTTTATCTTCCTTGTTGGACCTGGACCACCATGACTCGGCATCAGAAGCTCGAACCCGACTTCTGACAACTGAAAACTGACAACTCAATTCACCGCGCGATCCGCGCCCCGCCGCCCTTCATCGCCCGTTCCACTTCGGCCAGCGAAGCCATGCTGGTATCGCCTGGGGTCGTCATAGCAAGCGCTCCGTGCGCTACGCCACACTTCACAGCCCATTCAAAGCCCTTGCCTGCAAGGAAACCGTAGACAAGGCCCGAAGCGAAACTGTCGCCCCCGCCTACGCGATCGAAAATTTCTATCTCACGTTGCGGAACGTGCGCAATCTCGCCGTTGTACAGCGCAATCGCGCCCCAGGCATTGCGCGTCGCCGTGTGCGCGGTACGCAATGTGCTCGCCACCACCTTGAGATTGGGATACGCCGCCGCCACTTCGCGCAGCATCTCCTCGTAGCTCGCAATGGGCAGTTCGCCGAAGTCCTCAGTCACACCCTTGATCTCGACGCCCAGCATGGCGGAGAAGTCTTCCTCATTGCCGAGCAGCACGTCGACCTTTCGCACCAGTTCGCGATTCACTTCCTGCGCGCGCTCTTT from the Occallatibacter riparius genome contains:
- the uxaC gene encoding glucuronate isomerase; its protein translation is MALLNDDRLFPADETTRAIARRLYQGIRALPIVSPHGHTQASWFARNEPFPDPVKLFVQPDHYVFRMLYSQGVTLEELEIGKDHIENPRKVWRTFAKHYYLFRGTPTRLWLDYAFQELFGLTDRLSAANADHYYDVIAAKLATPEFLPRALFEKFNIEVLATTDSPLDYLADHQAIRSSRWKGRIVPTFRPDPVVDPQSPGFADNVRALGALTGEDTFSWRGYLRALQTRREFFKSLGATATDHGHPTALTEDLGETSAAELFEQVIKGTAYAADLEIFRGQMLTEMARMSVEDGLVMQIHPGSVRNHNAHLFARYGRDMGADIPAPTNYVEALRPLLNRFGNERNLTIILFTLDETTYSRELAPLAGHYPCLRLGPPWWFHDSAEGMRRFRQMATETAGFYNTVGFNDDTRAFLSIPARHDVARRIDAAFLAELVADHRLEEDEAADVARELTVGLVRKAYKL
- the recO gene encoding DNA repair protein RecO, producing MAVLTSEAVVLRTWPVHEADLIVSLFTRDYGKLRGVAKSALKSRKRFGGALEPMTIARAWFAEKPKQDLVRLDQLEIITSPLSRPVDATRLGVLSFYAEVLEEALPERDPQETIFRLANSVLEQTTAERPWMPLTYFTLWMTRLMGLLPDISHCTICGEALGSDEVNFNSHADGLFCAVHRHTSDTLLSPDSWQMALRMLRAPVASFAAEDWPRRRGQDLRRFMQHTLERHMERKLRSAEALARLSG
- a CDS encoding bifunctional 4-hydroxy-2-oxoglutarate aldolase/2-dehydro-3-deoxy-phosphogluconate aldolase translates to MAETTAERIERVGLIPVLRAKNAKQAHAVVDAMIAGGITVVEVTMTVPGAIDVLRDLKQKYGEELLLGSGTVTTAKEAEATIEAGAEFVVSPSLHPEVIQATKAAHKLSVPGALTPTEVITAHRAGADYVKIFPCSAMGGAPYLKALLAPFPFLKLIPTGGVTVDTAESFLKAGARALGVGSDLVNLTAVDEGRPEVITEAARAYLQIFQRLRA
- a CDS encoding 4Fe-4S dicluster domain-containing protein — protein: MAYVIAEPCIGTKDTACVDACPVDCIHPKKDEDGHDGADQLFIDPVECIDCGACVPACPVSAIFAADDLPEKWAHFTEKNAAHFGR
- the glyS gene encoding glycine--tRNA ligase subunit beta, encoding MADFLLEVGLEEVPARMIASAEAELGRRVTDLLTRERLLDAGATVTTYSTPRRLAVVVEGVLAAQADIEEQLTGPSWAVAFKDGSPTKAAEAFAKKAGVDVSALSKVTTPKGEYIGASVKRAGRSAAEILQGDLPKEVLSIYWAKNMYWRAGKPERFVRPVRWVVALLDSDVVPVEIAGIAAGSASRGHRVLHGAEPVTIGSPKGYAENLRAAKVIVDVAERRQVIRKALDKVTRTVPGARWREDEALVETVTHLTEWPSAIIGEFEQEYLALPEEVLVTVMRDHQKYFAVEDANKKLAPHFLAVLNTEVDEEGQQIIRNGNARELRARFKDAQFFWDFDQKTPLAKRVESLKNVTFQKELGSYWDKTAANERIAKELAGILALKHIAIDSAALHQAVTLAKADLTTELVKEFTELQGIVGGLYARSQGLSEVVSSAIYHQYLPASGDDPIPPSGEGQLLGLVDRVQTIVAMFAIGLEPTGSRDPFALRRAANGIVKILAESELPLRVDELLAIAAAEVDQSDKAEAKLPSLVAFFKERLHFYLKDVRGFAYDVINAVLSAGSDDVRDAIARAEALTAVRGSEDFAAVSAAFKRIKNILKQAEEKKIPLGSVKDAKLATEAQQLADAAGSLAPRVAKLRQERAYEAALSEIATLRPTVDLFFDKVMVLDPDETVRGANLALIDEVLRNFSGIADFSEIVTS
- a CDS encoding glycine--tRNA ligase subunit alpha — translated: MSSSTLSTNQAGSGAKTALTFQDLLFRLQGFWAERGCVLQQPYDVEVGAGTMSPETFLRVLGPKPYKVGYAQPSRRPADGRYGENPNRLFKHTQFQLILKPPPENVQELYLQSLEAIGIDLRQHDLKFEEDNWEWPAGGAWGVGWQVMLDGLEITQFTYFQQCGGLDLDPMCAELTYGLERIAKYLQDVKSIYDIVWSRDPETGEEVTYGDVRLAEELQFSVYNFEYADVPRLWDHFNSFEAEAKSLLAQANTLLNDDNASATDKRRFPLLATYELALKCSNLFNLLDARGAISVTERVGIIGRIRNLAVGVAKAYALQQAA